The following proteins are co-located in the Canis lupus dingo isolate Sandy chromosome 31, ASM325472v2, whole genome shotgun sequence genome:
- the LOC125754138 gene encoding cation channel sperm-associated auxiliary subunit zeta-like: MELRRGSILGSHLEEDVDSKTETEVSSSESWLSMSRHTPHGAYWIEQQNRLPLPLMEVVENEALEILTKALWRPSTLEIQFPRLTQNRVPSVRATPSHPRFLKSHMQRRCWGAHALLTALSGALSSRLPVRDGPDHFLTKQLQRYIEGLKRRRSKRLHLVMY, encoded by the exons ATGGAGCTGCGTCGGGGCAGCATCCTGGGAAGCCATTTAGAGGAAGACGTCGATTCCAAGACCGAGACCGAAGTATCTTCCTCAGAGTCCTGGCTCAGTATGTCGAGGCACACACCCCATGGAGCCTACTGGATAGAGCAGCAGAACAGGCTGCCGCTGCCTCTGATGGAAGTCGTGGAGAATGAAGCTCTGGAAATCCTCACCAAAGCCCTCTGGA ggCCCAGCACCTTGGAGATCCAGTTTCCCAGACTAACACAGAACCGAGTGCCAAGCGTTCGTGCCACCCCAAGTCACCCGCGGTTCCTCAAATCTCACATGCAGCGCCGCTGCTGGGGAGCCCATGCCCTGCTCACTGCTCTGAGTGGAGCTCTGTCCTCCAGGCTGCCGGTCAGGGATGGCCCGGATCACTTCCTGACCAAGCAGCTGCAGCGATACATCGAGGGGCTCAAGAGGCGTCGGAGCAAGAGGCTGCACCTCGTAATGTATTGA